A single region of the Eulemur rufifrons isolate Redbay chromosome 8, OSU_ERuf_1, whole genome shotgun sequence genome encodes:
- the RPA2 gene encoding replication protein A 32 kDa subunit isoform X2 — protein MTAAPMDVRQWVDTDDTGGENTVVPPETYVKVAGHLRSFQNKKSLVAFKIMPLEDMNEFTTHILEVVNAHMILTKSNSQSPARKAPISNPGMSEAGSFGGTSFIPANGLTAAQNQVLNLIKACPRPEGLNFYDLKNQLKHMSVPSIKQALDFLSNEGHIYSTVDDDHFKSTDAE, from the exons GACACCGGCGGTGAAAACACTGTGGTTCCTCCAGAAACATACGTGAAAGTGGCAGGCCACCTGAGATCTTTTCAG aacaaaaagagCCTGGTAGCCTTTAAGATCATGCCCCTGGAGGATATGAATGAGTTTACCACACATATTCTGGAAGTAGTCAATGCACACATGATACTGACCAAATCTAACAGCCAG TCCCCAGCAAGGAAAGCACCTATCAGCAACCCAGGAATGAGTGAAGCAGGGAGCTTTGGTGGGACTAGCTTCATCCCAGCAAATGGCCTCACTGCGGCCCAAAACCAG GTGCTGAATTTGATTAAGGCTTGCCCAAGACCTGAAGGATTGAACTTTTATGATCTCAAGAACCAGCTCAAACATATGTCTGTACCCTCAATCAA gcAAGCTTTGGATTTTCTGAGCAACGAGGGGCACATCTATTCTACCGTGGATGATGATCACTtcaaatccacagatgcagaataA